A genomic segment from Fundulus heteroclitus isolate FHET01 chromosome 6, MU-UCD_Fhet_4.1, whole genome shotgun sequence encodes:
- the extl2 gene encoding exostosin-like 2: MRVLRCCFGIRRKCIIFPLLLILLVGAALTALLPPAEEHGGVVGVLGVLRRAAPQKGIPAQGQLADISEEKKFTVIIQTYNRTDILLKLLNHYQAVPHLQMIVIVWNNVREQTPAKLWESLGPHPVQVIFKEQTSNQMRNRLQPFPEIATDAVLMLDDDTLVSVPDITFAFSVWKQFPDQIVGYVPRKHVSTAGGVYSYGSFELQNPEVAGGDMYSMVLIGAAFFHRRYLQLFQDQPKEVHALVDETQNCDDIAVNFAVALYLRKHSKPSTAHRPSGIFVKPVDLRNLEKDASSGYQGMWHRPEHLLQRSYCLNRLTQIYGFMPLCFSNLMVSQFGFPSYANHKSRG; the protein is encoded by the exons ATGAG GGTCCTGCGTTGCTGCTTTGGGATTCGTCGAAAGTGCATCATCTTTCCCCTCCTGCTGATCCTCTTGGTCGGAGCCGCCTTGACAGCTCTGTTGCCCCCTGCCGAAGAGCATGGAGGCGTGGTTGGGGTCCTGGGAGTGCTGCGCAGGGCGGCGCCGCAAAAGGGGATCCCTGCTCAGGGTCAACTTGCAGACATCTCAGAGGAGAAGAAGTTTACCGTCATCATCCAAACGTACAACCGCACAGACATTTTGCTCAAACTCCTGAACCATTACCAGGCGGTGCCTCATCTGCAGATGATCGTCATAGTTTGGAACAACGTCAGGGAGCAGACGCCGGCGAAGCTCTGGGAATCCTTGGGTCCTCATCCGGTGCAGGTGATCTTCAAAGAACAGACGAGCAACCAGATGCGAAACAGACTGCAACCCTTCCCCGAGATTGCCACCGATG CGGTCCTGATGCTGGATGATGACACTCTTGTCAGTGTTCCTGACATCACTTTTGCCTTTTCTGTCTGGAAG caATTTCCAGACCAAATAGTTGGATATGTCCCACGGAAACACGTCTCGACCGCTGGAGGAGTTTACAGTTACGGCAGCTTTGAGCTGCAGAATCCAGAAGTGGCCGGAGGCGACAT GTACTCCATGGTTCTAATCGGTGCTGCCTTCTTCCATCGCCGCTACCTCCAGCTGTTCCAGGATCAGCCAAAAGAAGTTCACGCCTTAGTCGACGAAACCCAGAACTGTGACGATATAGCCGTGAACTTTGCTGTTGCTCTGTATTTAAGAAAACACTCGAAGCCGAGCACAGCCCACAGACCTTCTGGGATTTTCGTCAAGCCCGTGGACCTTCGCAACCTCGAGAAAGATGCCAGCAGTGGGTATCAGGGAATGTGGCATCGTCCTGAGCACCTTCTCCAGAGATCGTACTGTCTGAACCGGCTGACGCAGATTTACGGCTTCATGCCGCTCTGCTTCTCCAACCTCATGGTCTCCCAGTTTGGTTTCCCAAGCTATGCCAATCACAAGAGTAGGGGATGA
- the zgc:110366 gene encoding glyoxal reductase isoform X1 has product MPLLPALSGPTVQLSNGLEIPILGLGTSHMGGYSHDAIVYALTECGIRHLDTAKRYGCEEKLGEAIKESGLLRGDLWLTNKLWPGDYGYKAAKKACLDSCMAMGVEYFDLYLMHWPEALKPGCSNRAIRAETWRALEDLYKEGKRLQCKGICRAIGVSNFLVRHLEQLKEDCSVVPHVNQVEYHPFQQPNRLLEYCRKHWIVFEGYSPLAKGQVLSSPVVQQISKKHGRTSAQICIRWSIQNGVVTIPKSVTKSRIQENCQVFGFQLDEEDMAALGNLHDGRHVTWDPTNVD; this is encoded by the exons ATGCCTTTACTGCCAGCCCTGAGCGGTCCCACAGTCCAACTCTCCAACGGTCTGGAAATCCCTATACTTGGATTAG GTACATCTCATATGGGCGGATATTCCCATGATGCCATTGTGTATGCGCTCACTGAGTGTGGCATTCGCCACCTGGACACAGCAAAGCGCTACGGCTGCGAGGAGAAGCTGGGAGAAGCCATCAAAGAGAGCGGGCTCCTACGAGGTGATCTGTGGCTCACCAACAAACTCTGGCCTGGAGACTATGGATACAAAGCTGCGAAAAAGGCCTGCCTGGATTCCTGCATGGCAATGGGGGTTGAATATTTTG ATCTGTACCTGATGCACTGGCCCGAGGCATTAAAACCCGGTTGTTCTAATAGAGCCATCAGAGCTGAGACGTGGAGAGCTCTGGAGGATCTTTATAAAGAAGGTAAAAGGCTTCAATGCAAAG GGATTTGTCGAGCTATTGGGGTGAGCAATTTTCTGGTCCGCCACctggagcagctgaaggaggactGCAGTGTGGTGCCACATGTCAACCAG GTGGAGTATCATCCTTTCCAACAGCCCAACCGCCTGCTGGAGTACTGCCGGAAGCACTGGATCGTGTTTGAAGGCTACAGTCCCTTGGCGAAGGGTCAAGTCCTCAGCAGTCCCGTTGTGCAACAAATTTCAAAAAAGCACGGCCGAACGTCAGCTCAGATCTGCATCCGCTGGAGTATTCAG AACGGAGTTGTCACTATACCAAAGTCTGTCACAAAGAGCAGGATACAGGAAAACTGTCAA GTGTTTGGGTTCCAGTTAGACGAGGAAGACATGGCCGCTTTAGGAAACTTGCATGATGGACGCCACGTAACTTGGGATCCCACGAATGTGGATTAA
- the zgc:110366 gene encoding glyoxal reductase isoform X2: MPLLPALSGPTVQLSNGLEIPILGLGTSHMGGYSHDAIVYALTECGIRHLDTAKRYGCEEKLGEAIKESGLLRGDLWLTNKLWPGDYGYKAAKKACLDSCMAMGVEYFDLYLMHWPEALKPGCSNRAIRAETWRALEDLYKEGICRAIGVSNFLVRHLEQLKEDCSVVPHVNQVEYHPFQQPNRLLEYCRKHWIVFEGYSPLAKGQVLSSPVVQQISKKHGRTSAQICIRWSIQNGVVTIPKSVTKSRIQENCQVFGFQLDEEDMAALGNLHDGRHVTWDPTNVD, from the exons ATGCCTTTACTGCCAGCCCTGAGCGGTCCCACAGTCCAACTCTCCAACGGTCTGGAAATCCCTATACTTGGATTAG GTACATCTCATATGGGCGGATATTCCCATGATGCCATTGTGTATGCGCTCACTGAGTGTGGCATTCGCCACCTGGACACAGCAAAGCGCTACGGCTGCGAGGAGAAGCTGGGAGAAGCCATCAAAGAGAGCGGGCTCCTACGAGGTGATCTGTGGCTCACCAACAAACTCTGGCCTGGAGACTATGGATACAAAGCTGCGAAAAAGGCCTGCCTGGATTCCTGCATGGCAATGGGGGTTGAATATTTTG ATCTGTACCTGATGCACTGGCCCGAGGCATTAAAACCCGGTTGTTCTAATAGAGCCATCAGAGCTGAGACGTGGAGAGCTCTGGAGGATCTTTATAAAGAAG GGATTTGTCGAGCTATTGGGGTGAGCAATTTTCTGGTCCGCCACctggagcagctgaaggaggactGCAGTGTGGTGCCACATGTCAACCAG GTGGAGTATCATCCTTTCCAACAGCCCAACCGCCTGCTGGAGTACTGCCGGAAGCACTGGATCGTGTTTGAAGGCTACAGTCCCTTGGCGAAGGGTCAAGTCCTCAGCAGTCCCGTTGTGCAACAAATTTCAAAAAAGCACGGCCGAACGTCAGCTCAGATCTGCATCCGCTGGAGTATTCAG AACGGAGTTGTCACTATACCAAAGTCTGTCACAAAGAGCAGGATACAGGAAAACTGTCAA GTGTTTGGGTTCCAGTTAGACGAGGAAGACATGGCCGCTTTAGGAAACTTGCATGATGGACGCCACGTAACTTGGGATCCCACGAATGTGGATTAA